The following coding sequences are from one Nicotiana tomentosiformis chromosome 3, ASM39032v3, whole genome shotgun sequence window:
- the LOC104088894 gene encoding probable protein phosphatase 2C 75: protein MADPNSSTSGASSNAPVAPAPVVGAISIPGRQCSMEDAISVTPNLCSPNLSRGRPIDFFAVYDGHGGPHAAALCRDRMYLILQEELMVVRTTVDMSGGGSRRGRRERLERQKVTEAWKRVLRRCFHRIDEMASFTCCECGMGTPCGCPPNTLGMAGSTAVMAVVTEETIIVANCGDSRAVLSRGGRAIPLSFDHKPDRQDERARIEACGGRVLFADCPRVQGILAMSRAIGDTYLKPYVTSEPEITFTKREPEDECLILASDGLWDVISTEMACEVARECLREENPSGNHSFRPWVEGDGEGAIFSSQSASAAALLTRLALGRNSYDNISVIVVDLKRNYAGR, encoded by the exons ATGGCTGATCCTAATTCGTCAACATCGGGAGCGTCATCTAACGCGCCAGTAGCGCCTGCGCCGGTGGTTGGAGCAATTTCTATACCTGGAAGGCAGTGTTCAATGGAAGATGCGATTTCAGTTACGCCTAATCTTTGCTCGCCCAATCTCAGTCGCGGCCGACCCATTGATTTCTTTGCTGTTTACGATGGACATGGTGGACCTCAT GCAGCTGCGCTGTGTAGAGATAGGATGTACTTGATACTACAAGAAGAGCTAATGGTGGTGCGAACAACCGTAGACATGAGCGGCGGCGGCTCTCGCCGGGGAAGACGAGAACGATTGGAAAGGCAGAAGGTTACGGAGGCATGGAAAAGAGTGCTGCGGCGATGTTTCCATAGGATAGACGAGATGGCTTCATTCACTTGCTGCGAGTGTGGTATGGGTACCCCATGCGGCTGCCCACCCAACACCTTGGGAATGGCGGGCTCCACCGCTGTGATGGCAGTCGTGACGGAGGAAACTATAATAGTAGCCAACTGTGGTGACTCACGCGCCGTCCTTAGCCGTGGTGGAAGGGCCATCCCTCTTTCTTTTGATCATAAG CCGGACAGACAAGACGAGCGTGCTAGAATAGAGGCATGTGGAGGCCGAGTTCTTTTTGCAGATTGTCCACGAGTTCAAGGAATTCTGGCCATGTCTAGGGCAATAG GAGACACGTATCTAAAGCCATATGTCACATCCGAGCCTGAGATCACCTTCACAAAAAGGGAACCAGAGGATGAGTGCTTGATTCTTGCCAGTGATGGATTGTGGGACGTCATATCAACTGAAATGGCGTGCGAGGTGGCTAGAGAGTGTCTTCGAGAAGAAAATCCTTCTGGGAACCATAGTTTCAGGCCTTGGGTCGAAGGTGATGGCGAAGGAGCAATATTTTCTTCCCAAAGTGCATCAGCAGCAGCGTTGCTTACTCGGCTTGCTCTGGGCCGCAATAGTTATGATAACATCAGTGTAATTGTGGTTGATCTGAAGAGAAATTATGCTGGACGATAG